One region of Trachemys scripta elegans isolate TJP31775 chromosome 8, CAS_Tse_1.0, whole genome shotgun sequence genomic DNA includes:
- the LOC117881911 gene encoding selenoprotein Pb-like yields the protein MGLPALAVATLLGLVAATLAEVAENRTRLCQPAPQWKINGTAPMTGALGRVTVVALLKASUQFCLKQANSLGGLREKLAQDGLADISYMIVNEKAPLSRAMFWELKRRAPEGVPVYQQEILEPDVWQILDGDKDDFLIYDRCGRLAFHIPLPYSFLHFRYVESAVRVTYAKDVCGNCSLYSNSSLEANSTAEGPESLTQAPELEEKEQELSPHKSKAHHHHHHRASSNHAPQASSHTHSRHRDHRRRQQPEVPAHEEEEEGDVV from the exons ATGGGGCTCCCGGCCCTAGCCGTGGCCACCCTGCTGGGGCTGGTGGCGGCCACGCTGGCCGAAGTGGCCGAGAACAGGACCCGGCTCTGCCAGCCGGCTCCTCAGTGGAAGATCAACGGGACAGCCCCGATGACAGGGGCGCTGGGGCGCGTGACGGTGGTGGCACTGCTGAAGGCCAGCTGACAGTTCTGTCTGAAGCAAGCCAACAG tcTCGGGGGCTTGCGTGAGAAGCTGGCCCAGGACGGGCTGGCCGACATCAGCTACATGATCGTGAACGAGAAGGCGCCGCTCTCCAGGGCCATGTTCTGGGAGCTGAAGCGCCGGGCCCCGGAGGGGGTCCCCGTTTACCAGCAGGAGATCTTGGAGCCGGACGTCTGGCAGATCCTGGACGGGGACAAGGATGACTTCCTCATCTACGACCG GTGCGGCCGGCTGGCTTTCCACATCCCGTTACCCTACAGCTTCCTGCACTTCCGCTACGTGGAGTCGGCCGTGCGCGTCACCTACGCCAAGGACGTCTGTGGCAACTGCTCCCTCTACTCCAACAGCAGCCTGGAG GCAAACAGCACGGCAGAGGGACCCGAGAGTCTCACCCAGGCCCCTGAACTGGAAGAGAAGGAACAGGAGCTGTCCCCCCACAAGAGCAaagcccaccaccatcaccaccacagagccagcagcaaccacgCTCCCCaggcctcctcccacacccacagCCGCCACCGAGACCACCGCCGGAGGCAGCAGCCGGAGGTGCCAGCacacgaggaggaggaggaaggggatgtgGTGTAA
- the HPDL gene encoding 4-hydroxyphenylpyruvate dioxygenase-like protein, producing MAASLSRLSHIAFHVPAGMGLVSDLVGKFRFHLFAERVTACARQLALRKGAAVFLVNERLGEAPPAHVFPFDPTQPALAQQPPLGHSDEEFLYDVGPSHLVSTASNVCFEVQDVPSISRRLQERGCPLAIPPTDVTDDGGSVTYCVVRSVVGNVSHTLLDRSRYRGAFLPGFRTVGDVPEGPQDPAEATHFDHVTYACSRGSTRAVLDWYQHCFGFQRFIVNRQEDAAEGYRIRGRGVGLRLTAMRYGKGSEPGLADDCKFVLAESLPEPGKNQVDAFLEQHGGAGIQHVGLYTRDIVSTARALAQAGVRFVEPPQAYYSEAGKAEEIRAAGLDPRLLSQHGILLDAELAEDGEGGGRGSSLHQRRYLMQIFTKPIFPEETFFLELIERRGAAGFGEGNIRALWKSVQAYLDKQK from the coding sequence ATGGCTGCCTCTCTGAGCCGGCTGTCCCACATCGCCTTCCATGTCCCCGCCGGGATGGGCTTGGTCAGCGACCTGGTGGGCAAGTTCCGCTTTCACCTGTTCGCGGAGCGGGTGACGGCGTGCGCCCGGCAGCTGGCTCTCCGCAAAGGAGCCGCTGTCTTCCTCGTCAATGAGAGGCTGGGGGAGGCCCCCCCGGCCCACGTGTTCCCGTTCGACCCCACGCAGCCCGCACTGGCTCAGCAGCCCCCGCTGGGCCACAGCGACGAGGAATTCCTCTACGACGTCGGCCCCTCACACCTCGTGAGCACGGCCTCCAACGTGTGCTTCGAGGTGCAGGACGTACCCAGCATCTCCCGACGCCTCCAGGAGCGGGGCTGCCCCCTGGCGATCCCGCCCACTGACGTGACGGACGACGGCGGCTCCGTCACCTACTGCGTGGTGAGATCCGTCGTGGGGAACGTCAGCCACACCCTGCTGGATCGCTCCCGCTACCGGGGGGCCTTCCTGCCTGGCTTCCGCACCGTGGGGGACGTCCCCGAGGGGCCGCAGGACCCAGCCGAGGCCACGCACTTCGACCACGTTACCTACGCCTGCTCGCGGGGCAGTACCCGGGCCGTGCTGGACTGGTACCAGCACTGCTTCGGCTTCCAGCGCTTCATCGTGAACAGGCAGGAGGACGCGGCCGAGGGCTACCGGATCCGCGGGCGCGGCGTGGGGCTGCGGCTCACCGCCATGCGGTACGGGAAGGGCAGCGAGCCGGGATTGGCAGACGACTGCAAGTTCGTCCTGGCCGAGTCCCTGCCGGAGCCAGGGAAGAACCAGGTGGACGCCTTCCTGGAGCAGCACGGCGGAGCTGGGATCCAGCACGTCGGGCTCTACACCAGGGACATCGTCTCCACGGCCCGGGCCCTGGCACAGGCCGGCGTGCGGTTCGTCGAGCCCCCCCAGGCCTACTACAGCGAGGCAGGCAAAGCAGAGGAGATCCGGGCGGCTGGGCTGGACCCCCGGCTCCTGTCCCAGCACGGCATCCTGCTGGACGCCGAGCTGGCTGAGGACGGGGAGGGAGGTGGCAGGGGCTCCAGCCTGCACCAGCGGAGGTACCTGATGCAAATCTTCACCAAGCCCATCTTCCCTGAGGAGACCTTCTTCCTGGAGCTGATTGAGCGTCGGGGGGCCGCAGGCTTCGGGGAGGGCAACATCCGGGCCCTGTGGAAATCTGTGCAGGCCTATCTGGACAAGCAGAAGTAG